The proteins below come from a single Ochotona princeps isolate mOchPri1 chromosome 13, mOchPri1.hap1, whole genome shotgun sequence genomic window:
- the LOC131481753 gene encoding vomeronasal type-2 receptor 116-like, producing the protein MFRWLWKNYQYVLAFYFAIQEINKDPHLLPNLTLGFQWYNAFPSEQYTLWSLLYWLTGNIRDLPNYTCQTQDVQLVTIVGATSALSIEFGTLLELYKTPQLTYGPFDPILSDKKQFPSLYQMATSDSSLGIAMITLLLHFGWTWVALFVSDDMKGEQFLQDIQAEMLKRGVCVALTVKLPVTKRLYQESDLTFMSRIQASTANVHILYGDVRALISVDISVEFFLTMGKVWVMASKWDIVVYETDHILHSLHGGFSFFPHREEIPGLKDFLKTVEPSLFPEDFYFSKLWLLHLDCSPAGSFCGCIGNCSPNASLEFLPAHIDLMTLSDSSYLVYNAVYAVAHVVHTILLEKMELGSLGEAAQPVIHPWQLHPVLRKLQFRNSAGDDVSLPDPSHGVARYDIQNVVNFPAGLSLLVKIGEFSSTSSHEQELFIHEDLIEWPVAFKETPQSVCSQSCGPGFRILPQEGRPICCYTCVFCPEREMSNQTDAVQCIQCSEDKYPNRERTQCYPKLVTFLALEDSLGTALACMALTLTLLTVIVLGVFVKHQDTPIVKANNRNLSYILLISLLLCFLCSFLFIGRPNRVTCLLRQITFALVFTVAVSAVLAKTITVVLAFKAIKPGRTTKRLLVSGGPKAVIPICFLIQLTLCGIWLGVSPPFVDTDTHSEHGHIILLCNEGSITAFYCVLGFLGSLALGTFTVAFLVRNLPGMFNEAKFLTFSMLVFCSVWVTFLPVYHSTKGKVMVAVEVFSILASGVGLLCCIFAPKCYIILIKPEKNSFKSLKKKAGPNCV; encoded by the exons ATGTTTAGGTGGCTGTGGAAGAACTACCAATATGTGTTGGCCTTTTACTTTGCCATCCAGGAGATCAACAAGGATCCTCACCTGCTCCCCAACTTGACCCTGGGATTCCAGTGGTACAATGCCTTTCCTAGTGAACAGTACACCTTATGGAGCCTCCTGTACTGGTTGACTGGGAACATTAGGGATTTACCTAACTACACCTGCCAGACACAAGACGTACAGCTGGTCACCATTGTTGGAGCCACTTCAGCATTGTCCATTGAATTTGGAACCCTTCTGGAGCTCTACAAAACCCCACAG CTGACATATGGTCCTTTTGATCCCATACTAAGTGATAAGAAGCAGTTCCCATCCCTCTATCAGATGGCCACCAGTGACAGCTCCCTGGGCATTGCAATGATTACCTTACTGCTACATTTTGGCTGGACATGGGTGGCACTCTTTGTGTCTGATGACATGAAAGGAGAGCAATTCCTGCAGGACATTCAAGCAGAGATGCTGAAGAGAGGAGTCTGTGTGGCCTTGACAGTGAAGCTCCCTGTCACCAAGAGGCTGTATCAAGAGAGTGATCTGACTTTTATGAGTAGGATCCAAGCTTCGACTGCAAATGTGCACATCCTCTATGGTGATGTAAGGGCCCTCATTAGCGTGGACATTTCAGTGGAATTCTTTCTAACCATGGGGAAGGTGTGGGTGATGGCATCCAAGTGGGACATCGTTGTGTATGAGACAGACCACATACTGCACTCTTTGCATGGAGGCTTCTCATTTTTCCCCCACAGGGAGGAGATCCCTGGCCTCAAAGATTTTCTCAAGACAGTGGAACCTTCTCTCTTCCCAGAGGACTTTTACTTCAGTAAATTATGGCTCTTGCATCTGGACTGCTCACCAGCAGGATCATTTTGTGGATGCATTGGAAACTGCTCACCAAATGCATCCTTGGAGTTTCTTCCAGCACACATTGACCTGATGACCCTCTCTGACTCCAGCTATTTAGTCTACAATGCAGTGTATGCTGTGGCCCATGTTGTTCACACAATTCTTCTGGAGAAAATGGAGCTGGGATCTCTGGGAGAAGCCGCCCAGCCAGTGATTCATCCCTGGCAG CTCCACCCAGTTCTGAGGAAACTCCAGTTCAGAAACAGTGCTGGAGATGATGTATCCTTGCCTGATCCAAGCCATGGCGTGGCACGTTATGATATCCAGAATGTTGTGAATTTTCCTGCTGGATTGAGCTTGCTGGTGAAAATTGGAGAGTTTTCCTCCACTAGTTCACATGAGCAGGAGCTGTTCATCCATGAAGACCTGATAGAATGGCCTGTTGCCTTCAAGGAG ACTCCTCAGTCTGTGTGTAGCCAGAGCTGTGGTCCAGGATTCAGGATCTTGCCACAGGAAGGAAGACCCATTTGCTGCTACACCTGTGTGTTCTGTCCAGAGAGAGAAATGTCCAATCAGACAG ATGCAGTGCAGTGCATCCAGTGCTCAGAGGACAAGTACCCAAACAGGGAGAGAACACAGTGCTACCCTAAACTGGTGACATTCCTTGCTTTAGAGGATTCTCTGGGTACTGCTCTGGCATGCATGGCTCTGACCCTCACTCTCCTCACTGTTATCGTGCTGGGGGTCTTTGTGAAGCACCAAGACACACCCATCGTCAAGGCCAATAACCGCAACCTCAGCTACATCCTACTCATCtcactcctcctctgcttcctctgctccttcctcttcattGGGCGTCCCAACAGAGTCACCTGCCTCCTAAGACAAATCACATTTGCCCTTGTGTTCACAGTGGCTGTTTCTGCCGTGCTGGCCAAAACCATCACTGTGGTTCTGGCCTTCAAGGCCATAAAACCTGGAAGGACCACGAAGCGATTGCTGGTGTCAGGAGGCCCAAAGGCTGTCATTCCCATCTGCTTCCTCATCCAACTGACTCTCTGTGGCATCTGGCTGGGAGTCTCTCCTCCCTTTGTGGACACAGATACACACTCTGAGCATGGACACATCATCCTCTTGTGCAACGAGGGCTCCATCACTGCCttctactgtgtgctgggcttcCTGGGCTCGTTGGCACTGGGCACCTTCACTGTGGCTTTCCTTGTCAGGAACCTGCCTGGCATGTTCAATGAAGCCAAGTTCCTGACGTTCAGCATGCTGGTGTTCTGCagtgtgtgggtgaccttcctGCCTGTGTACCACAGCACCAAGGGGAAGGTCATGGTGGCTGTGGAGGTcttctccatcttggcctctggTGTGGGTCTTCTGTGCTGCATCTTTGCCCCCAAGTGCTACATTATTCTCATAAAGCCTGAAAAGAATTCTTTCAAAAGCTTAAAGAAAAAAGCAGGTCCTAACTGTGTCTAG